TGATAGATCCGTCTAAATTTTGAAACGTTACAGAAGCACTTTTTAAAATACGTGCGCTGCTTGGAAGGGTTAGCGTGGTGCTTTTAAAGTCGGTTAATTCGTCTTTAATTTGTGTGGTTTTCCCCACCGTTTGCGGAGACATACTTGTCTCAAAAGGATTTTCTCTCGCCTCTAATATCACTGCAAGAGATAGAAAAAGCCAAAGAATCTTCTGCATCTGCTCTCCTTAATTATCGATCGGGGTCCAATTGTCGCAATTCAAAGTACTCTTTTTGTAACACAGCATTCTCATCTTTGAGACTTTTGATTTTTGAAGTTAACGTGTCTTTGTCGGCTTGGAGATTTAAAAGCACATCCAGTGAGCTTTTTCCAAATAAAACATCTCCGATATAGAGTCCAAAGCCAACGACCAAAACCACTAACGATAAAATTTTGAGATAAAAGAGAGCAGATCTTCCGCTCTCTTCGGCTTCATCGTCAAATTCGTCTAAAACATCACTCATTTAGTAAAGAGTTGTTTTCCTATGTACTCGCCAAGCTCAAGCTCTTTCTCGATCTCGAGCAAACGGTTGTATTTAGCCGTTCGCTCACCGCGAGCTGTTGCGCCTGTTTTGATCTCACCGGTATTCAACGCTACGGCAAAATCGGCAATAAACGCATCTTCGCTCTCACCACTTCGGTGACTCATCACACATTTGTAGTTGTTGCGTTGTGCAAGGCGAACCGTTCGCATGGTTTCTGTGACAGAGCCAATTTGATTGGGTTTAATCAAAATTGCATTACCAATACCTTTGGCAATGCCCTCGCCTAAGATTTTCTCATTGGTCACAAAAAGATCATCGCCCACAAGTTGAATTTTTGAACCCAATTTCTCGGTCAAAAGTTTCCAGCCATCCCAGTCATCTTCACTCAAACCATCTTCGATCGAAACAATCGGATATTTCGCGCAAAGGTTCTCATAGTATGCTACAAGCTCAGCACTGCTGAGTGTTCTTTTTTCAGAGTCAAGTTTATAACCACCATCACACACAAGCTCACTGCTAGCAACATCCAGAGCAATCGCAATATCAATGCCCGGTTTATAACCTGCTTTTTCAATCGCTTGCATAATCACTTTAATCGGCTCTTCATTGTCTTTCAAATTGGGCGCAAAACCACCCTCGTCACCAAGTGCTGTGCTCTCACCCATGCCTGCGATGATTTTTTTCAACTGATGATAGACTTCAACGCATGATCTGAGTGCCTCAGAAAAATTCTCAAAATTAAGTGGCATGATCATGTATTCTTGAAAATCAACGCTGTTATTGGCATGGCTTCCGCCATTGATGATATTAAACATAGGCGTTGGAAGCGTCATAGCGTTGCTTCCACCAAGGTAACGGTAGAGTGGAATGCCTAGACTCATAGCAGAAGCGCGCGCAACTGCCATAGAGACACCCAAAACTGCGTTTGCGCCTAAGCGTCCATAGTTTTCGGTTCCATCCAATTTTTTCATCGTTTCATCAATCATTGCTTGATTAAACGGGTTAAGACCAATGAGTTCATCTGAAATTTCAGTATTCACATTTTCACACGCTTTGAGCACACCTTTGCCCATATAGCGACTGTCCGCATCTCGTAATTCTAACGCTTCTCGTTTGCCCGTACTTGCGCCACTGGGTACAATCGCACTGGCAACGGTTCCATCGCTAAGGGTTACTTTGGCACGAACCGTTGGATTGCCACGACTATCGAGTACTTCGTCTGCTGCAATATCTTCGATATAGATCATTCATCTTCCTTTATCTCATCGGCACCACATGTCATAACCATCGCATTGCCACCGATTGCTTGTTTGATTTTCTCTTCAATTTCTAACGCTAACGCTGTGTTTTCTTTTAAAAATGCTTTTACATTCTCTCGACCTTGCCCCAATTTTGTCTCATTGTAACTAAACCAAGCGCCACTTTTATCGATGATGTCAAGCTTGACACCATAATCGACCATTTCGCCCTCTTTTGAGATACCTTCGCCGAACATAATATCAAACTCCGCTTGACGAAACGGAGGTGCCACTTTATTTTTAATGACTTTGGCTTTGACTCTGTTACCAATCTGCTCTTCGCCTTGTTTAAGGGTCGCGATTTTACGCACATCAATACGCACGGAAGCGTAAAATTTCAAGGCATTTCCACCCGTTGTCGTTTCAGGGGAACCATAACCCATCGTACCGATTTTCATACGAATTTGGTTGATAAAAATAACGGTGGTATTCATTTTGTGTACCACTGCGGTGAGTTTACGAAGGGCTTGACTCATGAGTCTTGCTTGAACGCCCATGTGCGAATCGCCCATATCGCCTTCAATCTCACTCTTTGGTGTCAGAGCTGCGACCGAGTCAATAACGATCACATCTACTGCGCCACTGCGTGCCAATGTCTCAACGATGTCGAGTGCTTGTTCACCAAAATCGGGTTGCGAAACCAAAAGGTTTTCGATGTCTACGCCCAAATTTCCTGCGTATTTGACATCAAGGGCATGCTCGGCATCGACAAAGGCGCAGACACCGCCTTGGGATTGAGACTCCGCAATGATTTGAAGCGACAATGTCGTTTTTCCCGAACTCTCAGGTCCGTAAATTTCAATCACACGACCTTGAGGAATACCACCGATTCCAAGGGCAAGATCGAGCCCAATGGAACCCGTGCTAATGGATGCAATGGGTTCAACCACTTTATCGCCTAGTCTGACCAGTGCCCCTTTTCCAAACGCTTTGTCGATCTGTTTGATCGCAAGGTCAAGTGCTTTTCTTTTATTTTCGTCGATTTGCATTGTACTACCTCTTTTATAGTGTTATTATTTTATCATTTTGAGCTTGAAAAAGCCCTTTGAAGCAATTCTATACGATTTTTACAAAAGCGGTTCAAAATATTTCAATATGTAATATGTTAGAATAATCCTAACACTTTTGTAAGGATACTTTTGAAAACCTTAACCGTAGCGCATTCACCCGATGCTGATGATATTTTTATGTATTATGCCATTAAATTTGGCTGGGTGAGCACCCCTGAACTTAGCTTTGAAAATCTAGCGCTTGACATAGAAACCTTGAATGTTGAAGCTCTGAAAAACAGTTATGATATTACTGCCATTAGCTTCGCACTCTACCCTAAAATTCGCAGTGAATACGCGCTCTTGCGTACTGCGGTGAGTTTTGGCGAAGGGTATGGGCCTAAGCTTGTGAAGAAACAAGCGTCCAAACTCAAACGCAATTTTAAAGTAGCCCTCAGTGGAACCCATACGACCAATGCACTTTTATTTAAAATCGCTTATCCTGAAGCGCGCATCATCTACAAAAACTTCTTAGAGATCGAGCAAGCCGTGTTGGATGGCGAAGTGGATGCGGGAGTTTTGATTCATGAGAGTATCCTCAATTTTAGCGATGAGCTCGTGGTTGAACGAGAGCTCTGGGACATCTGGAAAGAGTTGTGCAAAGAAGAGCTTCCACTTCCTTTAGGCGGCATGGCGCTTCGTCGCTCGATGCCCATTTCGCGAGCGATTGTTTGCGAAGATGCACTCATTCAAGCCGTCAATGTCGCACATACGCACCAAGGAGTTCTTTCAAAAATGCTGCTTGAGCGAAATCTGGTTCGTGTCGATCAAGCAACGCTGAAAAAATACCTAGGACTTTATGCCAATGAACACTCCATCGAAATGAGCGATCTTCAGTACCAAGCGATTGACACACTCTTTGAAATCGGCTTTAAACATGGCTTTTACGACCAATCCATCAAGGCACGCGACTATCTTATTCCCAAAGAATACGACGCACTGCGCAACAGCTAAAAGGAGCGATTGAATGGAAGCAAAGCTTATCGGTCTTGGCGTTGAAACATTTAAAATAGCCCTTCTTCTCTCCATGCCGATGCTTCTTGCTGGGTTGGTGGCAGGTCTAGCGATTAGTATTTTTCAAGCCGTAACGCAAATCAACGAATCAACCCTGAGCTTTGTGCCCAAAATTCTTATCACCATTGTGGTTGCCATTTTGACAATGCCGTGGATGATGAACATGATGATCGAGTTTACCACTCGCATTATTGATATGATCCCTTCGTTTATCTTTTAATGACGAAAACCGTTAATTTCTCGACCTTCTCCAGCATCAAAATTGGCCCGATCGTCGATGTTTTACTGCTGGATTCTCTGGCACCTCTGCCCGAAAACTACCGTCTGATTGGAGGCGCGAACAACCTTCTTGTAAGCCCCAATCCACCGCCTCTTGCGATGCTGGATAAATGTTTTGACTTCATTCGTTTGGAAGAAAATGTTTTACATGTAGGCGGTGCAACACCGAGTGGAAAGATGCTCTCCTTTGCTAAAAAACACAACCTCTCAGGCTTTGAACTGATGCAAAAACTCCCCGGAACGCTTGGAGGCATGATCGCGATGAATGCAGGACTTAAAGAGTGGGAGATTTTCAACAACCTTAGTGCGATTCGAACCAAACAGGGATGGGTTGAAAAAGCACAGATAAAACACGGCTACCGCTTCGCCAAAATCGAAGGTGTCGTCTATGAAGCAACCTTTACATGTAAAGAAGGTTTTGATGAAAATCTGCTCGCGATGTTCAAACAAATGCGCGATAATCAACCCAAAGAGGCAAGTGCAGGAAGCTGTTTTAAAAACCCTGTGGGTAATTTCGCAGGCAAACTTATTGAAGAGGCTGGCTTTAAAGGCAAACGCGTAGGCGCTATGATGTTTAGCCCTGTTCACGCCAACTTTTTGGTGAATTGTGGTGGGGGAAGCTACGCGCAAGCGATAGAACTAATCGCATCAGTGAAAGAAGAGGTTTTCAAGCGCTTTGGGGTGAAACTGGAAGAAGAGATTATCATCCTTTAGCTTTATAGTTAATAGACGTCTTGCAAAACTAAGTTTGCAAGACGTAAAAAGCACCAAAGGTGCGTGGGCATTCCGCCGAGGAAAACGCAGTGTTAACGTAGTCTTTAGAGCTTTGCTTTAAAGACATGTAAAGAGTTCTGCAAAGAACTCTAATAAAAAATATCTTTCGATGAACTGCGTACTTTCAAATCGGCGACGGCGACAAAAGCGTCTTTGTGGTACGCTTCCACGGCACAACGCCCGATCATAGCGGCATTGTCGGAGCAAAACTCCATTTTAGCCGTGTGCAGTTTGGCTTTTTTGGAGGCGCAAAAAGCTTCGAGTTCACCTCGCAAGTACAAATTGGCGCTTGCTCCACCTACGACTCCAAAATGCTCCACAGAGCGCTCTTTGTACGCTTTTTTGATCTTTTGCATCAGATGGGCAACCGCTACGCGTTGAAACGAAGCGCAGATGTCGCAGATGGTTTGCTCATCAAGATTCCCGTGTGCTTCAATGCAGAGCCTCACTTGATTTTTAAGCCCCGAATAGCTAAACGCCAGCAGTGAGGAAGAGGTACCTTGCAGCGGAATTGTAAAATCAAACCGCTTTGCATTGCCTTTTTTAGCGTATCTTTCGATAATGGCGCCTGCAGGATAAGGCAGTCCGAGCATTTTTCCCACTTTGTCAAAACTTTCACCAAAGCTATCATCCATCGTTGTGGCAAGGAGCTTTATCTCGTCCAAATTCGTTACATGTAAAAGCTGTGTGTGTCCGCCCGAAACCAGTAAAACATCGAGAGGGAAAAGCGTTTCAGCCTCAATAAACAAAGAGCAGATATGCCCTTTGAGATGATTGATACCCAAAAGCGGAAGATTCAGCGCCACACTGAGCGCTTTTGCCATACTCACACCCTCAACCAGTGTCACCGAAAGCCCTGGCTCATTCGTTACCGCAATCGCTTTAAGCTGTGAAAAATAGGATTTTGCCTCTTCCAGTATCTTGGGCAATGTCACCGCGTGTAGACGGGCAGCCAGTTCAGGAACCACGCCACCATACTGAGCATGTTCCGCATCTTGGGAGATTTTTTTATGAAAAAGAAGTTTTTTGTCTTTAAGGCGCGTGATCGCAATCGAGCTATCATCGCAGCTGCTTTCAATGCTTAAAATCATCTACACAATCTTCACGTGCCACGGCTCAAACCTGACGCCATCGCCATTGCCAATGGTGTAGCGTGTTGAGACATAGGAGAGTTTTTGCAGATTCCAAAACTCCTCGGTACGTGCGAAATTTGCTGTAAAATTTTGATGTCCCCAACCACGTTTACCCACATCAAAATCACCCACAGAGTGGTATGAAAATCCTGGAGGCACGAGCGAGCGCGATGCCATAGTGATGTTGCCATTTTCATTTTTTATTTTTTCGAGATGGAGGCTCAGCTGTTTGACCACACTGCGCACGCCTGAGGTTAACACAAGGGTCGGTCCAATATCTTTCATCAAACGAAGTAAAAGCTCTTGGGAGATGTCACGGTAAACATAATGCCCTGTACCATCTATCTTGATCACATCTTTTTCTTGGATCGTATCGCTTAAATGCTCAATCGTCCGCTTCCCGTAAAAGCCATAGATCACAGGGTCGGTGTAAAAAATCTCTTCCATATAGGCAATTTCAGTAGGCGTGAAGGCACCAATTTTAGGGAAATTTTTAGCGATTTTTAGGGTTTCATCAAAGGAGATTAGATTGAAGTTTGCATATCCAACGGTATGTTCTACCTTATCCAGTTTTTGAATGACAGATTCAAAGACGGCTTTGTGTTCATTTTTAATCCAAATATCAGGATGTTTCAGCTCATCGGCTTGTGCTAAACTCCCGATAAGCGTTGCGCCCATCACTCCTAAAAAGTCTCTTCGTATCATTTTCGCCCTATGTGTTGGTCATTATTCTATGTGATTATAACATGTGCGCTTGATTTTTCAATAAGAGCTCCACATCGTGCGCAGGTATGGGTTTGCTAAAGAGATACCCTTGCATCAATTCACACCCACTGCTGTAAATAAACTCTTTTTGCCCTTTCGTCTCCACACCTTCTGCAAGCACCTTAAGCCCAAGCCCACGGCCAAGTTCAATGATGGTGCGTGCAATCGCGCGATCTGCCCCACTCTCTTCCAAATTTTGCACAAAACTTTGATCAATTTTAAGCTTTGTGATCGGAAGCTGCTTCAGGTACGCCAAGGAGGAGTGCCCTGTTCCAAAATCGTCGATGGAAATGTCTACACCCAGTTCTCGAAAACGCTTTAAAAGGGCGATGGATTTGGAGGTGTCTTTCATAATAAACCGCTCCACAATCTCCATCTCAATCCATTCAGGCTTACAGCCGCTCTCCCGTAAACTTTGAATCATAAACGCGACTAACCCCGCAGATTCGAGCTGTTTTCCTGCGATATTGATCGCCGTTTTACCAGGATCAAGGCCCATGTCATACCATGCTTTAATTTGGCGCATGACCTCTTTGATGACCCAATTACCAATCTCAACGATCAGTTCGCTCTCTTCAGCAATGTGAATAAAATACCCTGGTGCGGTAAGGCCTCTGGTCGGATGATTCCACCGTATCAACGCTTCAAATCCCACAATTTTATCGGTCTGAAGGTTAATCTGCGGTTGATAAAAAATAACAAACTCATCATTGGCAAGTGCTTTATTTAAACTTTTTTCTACTTCAAGATGCTCATTCGTCTCTTCGTTCATCTCTTGGTCAAAAAAGACGTAGCGATTGCGCCCTTTGGATTTGGCTTTGTACATGGCAATATCGGCATTTTTAAGCAGTTTACTCGCCGTTTCACCATCATTGGGGTACACACTCACCCCAATACTCATCGTGATTTTAAAGCTCTCATTTCCTAAACAGAAGGGCTCTTGAAAAGCATTGACCAGCTTTTTAATCGCAATAAAAATATCGCTCACATCTTTACACCCATCGAGCAAGACGATAAACTCATCCCCACTCAGACGCGCTACCGTATCGGTCTCACGCACACTGTTTTGCATCCGTCCTGCAATCGTTTTTAAAAGCATATCGCCCGCGTCATGCCCCAAGGAGTCATTGACACTTTTAAATTTATCGACATCCACAAACATCACGCCTAACACTTTGTTATCACGACTCGCTTTTTTGATCGACTGGGTGAGCCTGTCTTGCAGAAGATTGCGGTTGGGAAGCCCCGTGAGCGTATCGTGTTCTACTTGATGAATTAAGAGTTTTTTCTGCTTTTTATTCTCTTCCTCAAGCTCTTTACGCATCGTAATATCTCGTACCGAACAGTGCTGGATGATGCCTTTATCCATGCGAATCGTTGTCATCATCACACTGATCCAAAACAGCGCCCCATCACATGCCCTTGCTTGCCACTCAAACTTATGCACCCCTTGTTGCGACGCTAACGCATTCATCCAGAGCGCTTTTTCATACGAACTTTGATCATCGGGTTGAAATTCAGGAGAGAGATCGGAGAGGGTTACATTGATGAGCTCTTTTTTATCGCTGGCTTTAAACATACGTATGATGGCTTCGTTACAATCAACAAAAATACCCTCTTTGAGTAACCAAATACCATCGGCAGACTTTTGATACAGCGTTTCAAACACCAATTTTTGCTCACGAATCTGTTTATTGCTCAGCAAAAGATGATTTTCGTAGCGAGATAAAACCGATCGAAGCTTCGTTGAGATAAAAAACATAATGCCCATCACTAAAAGCATAATGATAAGGGAAACGGCTAGCATATTGATGATGGTGGATTGCATTTTAGCGCGCAGCAATTGTTCTTGCTCTAAAAGAGCATTGTTCTCCTCAAAAAGATAGGCACCTGTGCCAATAACCCACCTAAATTGGGGGATGGGGCGAATAAAAGAGATCTTGCTGCGATCCTCCGCCGTGGGATGATACGAAGCGACATAGGTCATGAAAAAGCCCTCAAGATTTCGCTTGCCCCCTTCGACAATATCTTTGATCACGGAATGCCCATTGATCACGACATCGAGTCTATTTTTCCCAACCAAAGAGTGATCACCATGGGAGATCGTGTACCCATCATAATCGTACGCAAAGATGTAACCGTATTCACCATACTTGGTATTTAACAGCAGTTTTTGGGTCTCTTTTTTGATGCGCTCTCGCACTTCATCTTCATACCGACCACTAGCGACATAGATGTTTAAAGGAGAAAATTGTCGTACATAGCCTATTTTAGTGCGTACGTTTGTATCTCTAGGGTTTTTCCAAGGGTAAACTAAAGAGAAAGCCTCTTCTGCTTTAAGCCGCTCAATCCCCTCTTTGATAAAAAATCGACCGTTCTCATCTTGCTCATCAAGAAAATTTTTACCCTCTAACTCTTTATTGGCACCGTGCATGACACACGTTCCATCCAACCCAAAAACCACATAATACCCACTCAAATCACTAAAAAAGCGTGTATCTCGAAGTTTGTTTTTGATTTTTTGCAAGATCTGTTCACGGGGAAGATTAGGGTTTTCGGTATAAATATCATTGATAATTTGATACGAAAGATTGACGATATTTTTGATCTCGTCTCTGGCTTCACGCATGATAAATTTCTCATTTTCATTGATGTACTCCACGAGTTTATCAATGCGCTCTTGCGCTTGCGCTTTGGAACGTTTTACATAAGCAATGCGTGTGTTATCAAGGGATTTTTGGTACTCCGCGCGCTCTGCGGTGATCACAATAACCAACGTAATCGAGAAGGTCAGCAAAATGGCAAACGCTGGCAAAAAAACAATCCATTTGGTAATATTTTGTTTCTTTAAGCTCAGCAATGCGCACTCCAGCCTGATAAGGATTATTTTATGGTTATTACTTTATCAAAATTTTCTAAAATTTTGGCTACCCTTTTCTGCCATAGCTCTCTAAAGAGCACTTTTTCTGATTCATCCAAGGTTTTTGTGAGTAGTTTTTGCATCAAAGGCTGTAGGCTAGGGTCTGACTCAATCTTTTGAGGGTCATACGCCACATCCACAAAGGCTTGTGTATCCACGCGCAGCATCCTTACATGTAAAGGAATATCTGCGTTAAAAACCATCAAATCGTTACGTTTATACGCACCACCAATCCCTTTAAATCCCCATGAATCCGTAGCACCCGTGATGAGGGAAAACGCATTGGCGATCACGCCCGTTGTTCCTTCATTTTGGCGCTCTTTAAAAAATACTTTCACCGCACCTCGCTCGGGCAGAGTGTGAGGATAAAGCGCTTTAAGCCCTTCTCTCATCATCAGATACGCTCCTGCCATCGTAGGGCAGCTGTGCCCTGCACTTTTGACCACATCGCCGTAGCTAAACGTGATTTTGCCCTCCTCAAAGGCACCTAACGCTTCAGAAAGTGGGTCATAGAGCGTTATAGATGCTGTTGTATCAAAAAAAGCAGGGTATTTCATAGGTTGCTCCTTGTTATTTAGTAACGATTTTAATACAATTTAAAAACAAAGTCATTGATCTAAATTGTGTGACACGAATGTTCTTGCAAAATTCATTTTGCAAGAAGGTAGAGCACCAAAGGTGCGTGGGCATTCTGCCGAAGAAAACCCAGTGTTAACGTAGTCTTTAGAGCTTTGCTTTAAAGACGTATTAAGAATTCTATATAAAAAGCAAAAGGTGCAGGATGCAAGCATTTTGGAATGCCAAGTTTCAAACGAAAAATCTCATCTACGGGGAAGCGCCCAATAATTTCATCAAAGAAAATGCAGAGCTCTTTTTAAATCTCAAAACCGTGATGTGTCTGGGCGAAGGCGAAGGACGTAATGCCATCTTTCTTGCCGATAAGGGACTTGAAGTCGAGGCCCTTGATATTTCCGATATCGCCTTGCTTAAACTGCGCAGAAGGGCGAAAGAGAGTTATGTTTTTGTTAAAACGCGCCATACGCTTTTGGAGTATTGGGAGCCCGATCAACTCTATGATTCCGTGGTGTGTACCTACCTTCATCTGCCCAAAGAGAACCAAAAAATGCTGTTTGAAAAATCACTCGAAGCGCTGGCTCCACATGGCTATTTTGTTGCGGAACTGTTCAGTGAGAGTCAGATTCATTTTGAAAGTGGCGGGCCTAAAAATATCGCGCTGCTGTATGATCTCAACGATATTTTAGATATCGCAAAAGCGCTTCCGTGCAAAATTCTCAAACTCTCTCAAGAGGTCATCGTCTTAAACGAAGGCGATAAACATGTTGGACGTGCGAGTGTGGTTCGCATTATTTTGCAAAAGCTCGATCACTCTCCAATCGTTCCATAATAACGACTTCGCTCAAGATTTTCAACCCATTTGTACTCAGGATCAT
Above is a genomic segment from Sulfurospirillum halorespirans DSM 13726 containing:
- a CDS encoding SAM-dependent methyltransferase produces the protein MQAFWNAKFQTKNLIYGEAPNNFIKENAELFLNLKTVMCLGEGEGRNAIFLADKGLEVEALDISDIALLKLRRRAKESYVFVKTRHTLLEYWEPDQLYDSVVCTYLHLPKENQKMLFEKSLEALAPHGYFVAELFSESQIHFESGGPKNIALLYDLNDILDIAKALPCKILKLSQEVIVLNEGDKHVGRASVVRIILQKLDHSPIVP
- a CDS encoding septum formation initiator, coding for MSDVLDEFDDEAEESGRSALFYLKILSLVVLVVGFGLYIGDVLFGKSSLDVLLNLQADKDTLTSKIKSLKDENAVLQKEYFELRQLDPDR
- the fliQ gene encoding flagellar biosynthesis protein FliQ — encoded protein: MEAKLIGLGVETFKIALLLSMPMLLAGLVAGLAISIFQAVTQINESTLSFVPKILITIVVAILTMPWMMNMMIEFTTRIIDMIPSFIF
- a CDS encoding menaquinone biosynthesis family protein, which produces MKTLTVAHSPDADDIFMYYAIKFGWVSTPELSFENLALDIETLNVEALKNSYDITAISFALYPKIRSEYALLRTAVSFGEGYGPKLVKKQASKLKRNFKVALSGTHTTNALLFKIAYPEARIIYKNFLEIEQAVLDGEVDAGVLIHESILNFSDELVVERELWDIWKELCKEELPLPLGGMALRRSMPISRAIVCEDALIQAVNVAHTHQGVLSKMLLERNLVRVDQATLKKYLGLYANEHSIEMSDLQYQAIDTLFEIGFKHGFYDQSIKARDYLIPKEYDALRNS
- the eno gene encoding phosphopyruvate hydratase; the protein is MIYIEDIAADEVLDSRGNPTVRAKVTLSDGTVASAIVPSGASTGKREALELRDADSRYMGKGVLKACENVNTEISDELIGLNPFNQAMIDETMKKLDGTENYGRLGANAVLGVSMAVARASAMSLGIPLYRYLGGSNAMTLPTPMFNIINGGSHANNSVDFQEYMIMPLNFENFSEALRSCVEVYHQLKKIIAGMGESTALGDEGGFAPNLKDNEEPIKVIMQAIEKAGYKPGIDIAIALDVASSELVCDGGYKLDSEKRTLSSAELVAYYENLCAKYPIVSIEDGLSEDDWDGWKLLTEKLGSKIQLVGDDLFVTNEKILGEGIAKGIGNAILIKPNQIGSVTETMRTVRLAQRNNYKCVMSHRSGESEDAFIADFAVALNTGEIKTGATARGERTAKYNRLLEIEKELELGEYIGKQLFTK
- a CDS encoding cache domain-containing protein, which codes for MLSLKKQNITKWIVFLPAFAILLTFSITLVIVITAERAEYQKSLDNTRIAYVKRSKAQAQERIDKLVEYINENEKFIMREARDEIKNIVNLSYQIINDIYTENPNLPREQILQKIKNKLRDTRFFSDLSGYYVVFGLDGTCVMHGANKELEGKNFLDEQDENGRFFIKEGIERLKAEEAFSLVYPWKNPRDTNVRTKIGYVRQFSPLNIYVASGRYEDEVRERIKKETQKLLLNTKYGEYGYIFAYDYDGYTISHGDHSLVGKNRLDVVINGHSVIKDIVEGGKRNLEGFFMTYVASYHPTAEDRSKISFIRPIPQFRWVIGTGAYLFEENNALLEQEQLLRAKMQSTIINMLAVSLIIMLLVMGIMFFISTKLRSVLSRYENHLLLSNKQIREQKLVFETLYQKSADGIWLLKEGIFVDCNEAIIRMFKASDKKELINVTLSDLSPEFQPDDQSSYEKALWMNALASQQGVHKFEWQARACDGALFWISVMMTTIRMDKGIIQHCSVRDITMRKELEEENKKQKKLLIHQVEHDTLTGLPNRNLLQDRLTQSIKKASRDNKVLGVMFVDVDKFKSVNDSLGHDAGDMLLKTIAGRMQNSVRETDTVARLSGDEFIVLLDGCKDVSDIFIAIKKLVNAFQEPFCLGNESFKITMSIGVSVYPNDGETASKLLKNADIAMYKAKSKGRNRYVFFDQEMNEETNEHLEVEKSLNKALANDEFVIFYQPQINLQTDKIVGFEALIRWNHPTRGLTAPGYFIHIAEESELIVEIGNWVIKEVMRQIKAWYDMGLDPGKTAINIAGKQLESAGLVAFMIQSLRESGCKPEWIEMEIVERFIMKDTSKSIALLKRFRELGVDISIDDFGTGHSSLAYLKQLPITKLKIDQSFVQNLEESGADRAIARTIIELGRGLGLKVLAEGVETKGQKEFIYSSGCELMQGYLFSKPIPAHDVELLLKNQAHML
- the tsaD gene encoding tRNA (adenosine(37)-N6)-threonylcarbamoyltransferase complex transferase subunit TsaD, producing the protein MILSIESSCDDSSIAITRLKDKKLLFHKKISQDAEHAQYGGVVPELAARLHAVTLPKILEEAKSYFSQLKAIAVTNEPGLSVTLVEGVSMAKALSVALNLPLLGINHLKGHICSLFIEAETLFPLDVLLVSGGHTQLLHVTNLDEIKLLATTMDDSFGESFDKVGKMLGLPYPAGAIIERYAKKGNAKRFDFTIPLQGTSSSLLAFSYSGLKNQVRLCIEAHGNLDEQTICDICASFQRVAVAHLMQKIKKAYKERSVEHFGVVGGASANLYLRGELEAFCASKKAKLHTAKMEFCSDNAAMIGRCAVEAYHKDAFVAVADLKVRSSSKDIFY
- the recA gene encoding recombinase RecA produces the protein MDENKRKALDLAIKQIDKAFGKGALVRLGDKVVEPIASISTGSIGLDLALGIGGIPQGRVIEIYGPESSGKTTLSLQIIAESQSQGGVCAFVDAEHALDVKYAGNLGVDIENLLVSQPDFGEQALDIVETLARSGAVDVIVIDSVAALTPKSEIEGDMGDSHMGVQARLMSQALRKLTAVVHKMNTTVIFINQIRMKIGTMGYGSPETTTGGNALKFYASVRIDVRKIATLKQGEEQIGNRVKAKVIKNKVAPPFRQAEFDIMFGEGISKEGEMVDYGVKLDIIDKSGAWFSYNETKLGQGRENVKAFLKENTALALEIEEKIKQAIGGNAMVMTCGADEIKEDE
- a CDS encoding M15 family metallopeptidase; translation: MIRRDFLGVMGATLIGSLAQADELKHPDIWIKNEHKAVFESVIQKLDKVEHTVGYANFNLISFDETLKIAKNFPKIGAFTPTEIAYMEEIFYTDPVIYGFYGKRTIEHLSDTIQEKDVIKIDGTGHYVYRDISQELLLRLMKDIGPTLVLTSGVRSVVKQLSLHLEKIKNENGNITMASRSLVPPGFSYHSVGDFDVGKRGWGHQNFTANFARTEEFWNLQKLSYVSTRYTIGNGDGVRFEPWHVKIV
- a CDS encoding UDP-N-acetylmuramate dehydrogenase; its protein translation is MTKTVNFSTFSSIKIGPIVDVLLLDSLAPLPENYRLIGGANNLLVSPNPPPLAMLDKCFDFIRLEENVLHVGGATPSGKMLSFAKKHNLSGFELMQKLPGTLGGMIAMNAGLKEWEIFNNLSAIRTKQGWVEKAQIKHGYRFAKIEGVVYEATFTCKEGFDENLLAMFKQMRDNQPKEASAGSCFKNPVGNFAGKLIEEAGFKGKRVGAMMFSPVHANFLVNCGGGSYAQAIELIASVKEEVFKRFGVKLEEEIIIL